The nucleotide window TGACAGTAATCCACTTCCACAGCTTTTTTGGGACAATGTGGTGTTGGTTGGAGATGCAGCTCATCCAACAACTCCTCATGGAGTGAGAagcaccaacatgtccattttAGATGCTGGAATTCTTGGTCATTGTCTTGGCAAGTGGGGATCCAAGAACATAGACTCTGCTCTCAGGGAATTCCAAGCAATTCGGCTGCCGGTTGTCTCAGAGCAAGTTCTGCATGCACGGCAGATGGGGAGAATGAAGCAGGGATTGGTTTCTTTCAATCCAAAAGAAGCAACTTTAGAGGAATGCCTACTGCTTCTGCAGAGAAGTATGCCATACTTTGAAGGTGTTCCTTTTCCAATTTGATTCTTTCCTGTTGTAAAATATATTACTGTTCTATGCTAGTACTGTTCtgtgtttaaattttatttgtcacaCTAGTCAAAGTGATAACAAAGAACACAATgtgcttttttcttctttcttttttataaagaGGACTCCAAAAGGGCCTGGTTCATGAGTTGGGACAGTGAATTGTGGTTTCTGGTCTCTGGTCAGTGTTTGGCCAGGGGTGTTTTGGCCTGATTGTTTGTGagctatttattttgttttcactttTTGTGGGCTTTATGTATCTGTCTGTGGTTTTGTTTGACCTTTTGGTTTGACTGTGGgtgtatctttttttttatggtttatccatgtttttgtttttttaaaaaaaaccagaaTAGACCGAAACAAACAGTGCAACAAgggatgaattaaaaaaaaaaattaagtaaaagaGAGCGCGGCTTGCATGGCAGTTTTTTCCAACCAAAAACTCAGGGAAGGGGTAGCCCCACTCTCACTTTTTAACATGTAAAAATGGAAAGAGagtataaactaaaaaaaaaacaacagttCCTCACCAGGAGTGAGGAAAATAACGCCCCACTCTCACCCTTGTccttcttaattatatatatatatatatagacatatatgtataagtagTCAAAGCCActtaattaataactaataGAGAGTGTTTGTCTTGTTTCAGAATtggggagttttttttttaatttttgaccTTGTAAGGGTTGAAATTCTCCGTCCAATATCTATCTCTAAACGCCCCTTATTTAAACCATGTAAGTATGGAAGTGcataaaacttaaaaaagtGGAGACTAATAAGAATGAAAATTCTTTGTTTCATGCCTATTTCTAAACGCCCTCTCACTTAAACTtatcaaaaagataaataagtATGGAGctgcataaaataaaaaaaatgaaaatacaacctTTCACACCCAATATAagattctaaaaataaataaataaaactctacAATATCATAAACATCTTTGAACCCATGCTTATTCCCCACTGCGTCCCATCTCAATAAGTAAAGCTGTGTCTGTTTGTTATATGTGGACAACGCCTCATCTCGCCAACCATGTCTCATCTCACGCAAAATGTCATGACCCACATGACTATGAGCTCTCCTCTCAAACCATACTTTTCCCatacttttataatatattcCAAGATAGGTCATTGATCACACGGTTTATTGGTATTTGGGTTgctaatatgatttttattaagtGGTAAGAGTTTAATTTTTGATTGAGGACATATTTCAGGGAGATATGTGCAAGTGGTCCCAGCATCTACGTATGTGCGGGCTCTGCTTTTATCTGCTCCACCGAGATTTGTGCACGCCTCTGACAATTCTAGTAGGTCCTCCGCTTCtcttgtaaaatatatatacatatatatattgggtaaattttttagtaagtcactaaactttggctcattttcacttgaTATCGaacttttaatttgtatcaatttagtcactaaacttttaatttcatttcactcGATAAGAAATCAAGAGATTTCAACCTCTAAATGAATGTTGTGCTACTTTTTTTCGATGACGTGACACCCTCTAATGACTTAATAACGTGTCAAATGGGAGGACCGACTTAGATTTTTTTAGATAgccatgtaatcaattgggggttAAAAATCCCTCGATTTATTACCcgattgaaatcaaattaaaattaaatgaccaaattgatataaattgaagttcggtgatcaaagtaAAAATGAACCAAAGTTTAGTGCCATACTGAATAATTTACCCTATATATTCCAAGATAGTGGTCTCCTactgaaattaaaaacaaatatcaaaaccATCCAGTTGCACTCAATGGTAGGACCCAACCACCAACTCGAATAACTTTACCCACCCCTTCCGAGTCCACCAACCCCCAAAACCCGGTTGGTTGAACCCAAACGAAAATCCACACCAACCACCCACCCACCCAATCACCCAACcattatatacataaatataccACCTCCATTCCCACCCCCTCTTCTTCTCGGACTAGACAAGGGAATAACCAGCAATGGCGGGGGAAACGACGCGTTTCTTCTGGGGAAACGAGCCATCGGAAGACGAGTACTACGCCGCCAACGGCGTCATCAACAAGCAATCCTACTTCGAATCCCCTCACGGCCGTCTCTTCACCCAATCCTTCCACCCTATCGGCTCGGCTCCATCCGAGCCGGCTCCAATCAAAGGCTTAGTCTTCATGACTCACGGCTACGGCTCCGACTCCGGCTGGCTCTTCCAAAAAATCGCCATTTCCTACGCCACCTGGGGCTACGCCGTCTACTGCGCCGACCTCCTCGGCCACGGCCGCTCCGACGGCCTCCGCTGTTACCTCGGCGACATGGAAAAGGTCGCCGCCGcttctctctccttcttctcctccgtcCGTACGAACCATCCCTCCCTCCCGGCTTTCCTCTTCGGTGAGTCGATGGGTGGCGCCGCCACCCTCCTCATGTACCTCCGTTCAGATCCTGCCACGTGGACAGGGCCCTCATCTTCTCCGCTCCGCTCTTCGTCATCCCTGATGACATGAAGCCTTCCAAACTTCATCTCTTTCTTTACGGTCTCTTGCTTGGCTTTGCTGACACGTGGGCCGCCATGCCTGATAACAAGATGGTCGGAAAAGCCATTAAAGATCCCGATAAGCTTCGTGTTATTGCTTCTAATCCCCGGCGTTACACCGGCAAGCCCTCGCGTTGGCACCATGAGAGAGCTTCTCCGGCTGTGTGAATACTTTAAGGAGAATTTCAGCAAGGTTACTGTTCCTTTCCTCACAGCTCATGGCACCGACGACGGCGTGACCTCGCCGGAGGGATCAAAGATGCTTTATGAGATGGCGAGTAGTGAGGATAAAACTTTGAAGCTTTACGAAGGGATGTATCATTCGTTGATCCAAGGCGAGCCTGATGAAAATAGTCAACGGGTTTTGGCCGACATGAGAGAGTGGATAGATGAACGTGTCAAACGTTACGGTAATGGTGTTCTTGCTAACGGCGCCGTTACTGATATTTCTTCTTAATTTGATGATGAGGattattaatgttgttattattgtttggTTATGCGTGTTTGTCAATGGAATGGTGATGGtctattaaaaatgttttctttaaataaatatttttaaaatttagttggTGAGATGTTAATGATAGTGTTGCTGTGGAATTGGCCGATGGTGATTAgggcatttatttattttaaaaaataattaaattatatcattAATAAAAGAGTAATAATAgtacaaagaggaaaaaaaaagacaaacaaacataGAAGAAAAACACAGGAGATGAACACGGATATTAAtacaacaataaaaagtataaaaaaaaaaaaacctttgacAGCCcaatttgtttcattttttctctcttcttgtattgtttttacTCACGGTTTTCCTTATCTATGGTGAGGATTTCAGTATGTTATTTACTTTcaatcttttattgttttttttttgggaagaggagcggggcgaacccactagagatcACAGGGGACGTCGCATGCGCCGGTGGAATAAGTGGGGACGGCGCTACCACGTGGTACTGGAATCactcgtacacaaccactattcacaactccctgAAACGCTCACTAGAATCGaatctcaccactcggtgagagcctCATCGATGACTCATGTACTCAAATAGGGCCGCGGTCGTTATTTTTCGATCTTTTTATTGTTCATCTGCTCCTCTCGTCTGTCACtcatttgttcttttctttttaataaattggttgtttatccactttatttaaaaaaaaaaatttcaaaaagaataaaacaacGGTAAAAGGACACTGATTATTTAAGTAGCTGTAAAGTCTCTAGTGTTTGATGGACGGTCAAAAACTCTAAGCTGCACTTCGCCTGCCAAGTTTTCcaattttaccttttttttattttttatgcatttattcCTTAGACAATTATTGTTGGATATATACTAATAATAGCATGACATTTGGAGAACTAACT belongs to Dioscorea cayenensis subsp. rotundata cultivar TDr96_F1 chromosome 17, TDr96_F1_v2_PseudoChromosome.rev07_lg8_w22 25.fasta, whole genome shotgun sequence and includes:
- the LOC120280223 gene encoding LOW QUALITY PROTEIN: caffeoylshikimate esterase-like (The sequence of the model RefSeq protein was modified relative to this genomic sequence to represent the inferred CDS: deleted 3 bases in 2 codons), which gives rise to MAGETTRFFWGNEPSEDEYYAANGVINKQSYFESPHGRLFTQSFHPIGSAPSEPAPIKGLVFMTHGYGSDSGWLFQKIAISYATWGYAVYCADLLGHGRSDGLRCYLGDMEKVAAASLSFFSSVRTNHPSLPAFLFGESMGGAATLLMYLRSDPATWTGLIFSAPLFVIPDDMKPSKLHLFLYGLLLGFADTWAAMPDNKMVGKAIKDPDKLRVIASNPRRYTGKPRVGTMRELLRLCEYFKENFSKVTVPFLTAHGTDDGVTSPEGSKMLYEMASSEDKTLKLYEGMYHSLIQGEPDENSQRVLADMREWIDERVKRYGNGVLANGAVTDISS